A stretch of the Lolium perenne isolate Kyuss_39 chromosome 3, Kyuss_2.0, whole genome shotgun sequence genome encodes the following:
- the LOC127343749 gene encoding anthocyanidin 5,3-O-glucosyltransferase-like: MTDKTVVLYPALGVGHLNPMVQLAKAFLRRGVAVTIAVVDPPGKDPVLEAAVARLAVACPSMTVRLLPIPPARADKPCSHGAMRMLAELRLASPVLRDLLASLPAVDALVFDMFCIDALDIGAELDIPTYMFFPSAAADLAIYLQAPDRCRAAPSSFRDMGETPLHFSGVPPVRALDMPDTMVDRESELCRTRLQQLARMPEARGVLVNSFEELEPRALKALRDGLCVPAGRSTPQIYCVGPLVDGGVSASGGSGEKHACLGWLDMQPKQSVVFLCFGSRGLFSAAQLRETARGLEESGHRFLWTVRSPREEQSRLAEPDPETFLPDGFLQRTRDRGLVLKNWAPQAEVVRHEAVGAFVTHCGWNSALEAIMAGVPMICWPLYAEQRLNKVHLVEEMRIGVAVEGYEEELVKAQEVEAKVRLVIESDQGKELRDRVAMAKEMAAHAVKEGGSSDVAFYAFLKHLEVSKLDNNKAG; this comes from the coding sequence ATGACGGACAAGACGGTGGTCCTCTACCCCGCCCTGGGCGTGGGCCATCTGAACCCCATGGTGCAGCTGGCCAAGGCCTTTCTCCGCCGCGGCGTGGCCGTCACCATCGCCGTCGTCGATCCGCCGGGGAAGGACCCCGTGCTGGAAGCCGCAGTCGCgcgcctcgccgtcgcctgccCCTCCATGACGGTCCGCCTCCTGCCCATCCCGCCCGCCCGCGCCGACAAGCCCTGCTCCCACGGCGCCATGCGCATGCTGGCCGAGCTCCGCCTCGCGAGCCCCGTGCTCCGTGACCTCCTCGCCTCGCTCCCCGCCGTCGACGCCCTCGTCTTCGACATGTTCTGCATCGATGCGCTCGACATCGGCGCCGAGCTCGACATCCCCACCTACATGTTCTTCCCGTCCGCGGCCGCCGACCTCGCGATCTACCTCCAGGCTCCCGACCGCTGCCGCGCGGCGCCTTCCTCGTTCAGGGACATGGGCGAGACGCCGCTGCACTTCTCCGGCGTGCCGCCCGTCCGCGCGCTGGACATGCCGGACACCATGGTAGACCGGGAGAGCGAGCTGTGCAGGACGCGGCTGCAGCAGCTCGCGCGGATGCCGGAGGCGAGAGGCGTTCTGGTGAACAGCTTCGAGGAGCTGGAGCCGAGGGCCTTGAAAGCCCTCCGGGACGGACTCTGCGTTCCCGCCGGACGCTCCACGCCGCAGATATACTGTGTCGGCCCACTGGTCGACGGCGGCGTGAGCGCGAGCGGGGGAAGCGGCGAGAAGCACGCCTGTCTCGGATGGCTGGACATGCAGCCAAAGCAGAGCGTGGTGTTCCTCTGCTTCGGAAGCAGGGGACTCTTCTCGGCGGCGCAGCTCAGAGAGACGGCGCGCGGGCTAGAGGAATCCGGGCACAGGTTCCTGTGGACGGTGCGTAGCCCGCGCGAGGAGCAGAGCAGGTTGGCCGAGCCGGACCCGGAAACGTTCCTTCCCGATGGGTTCTTGCAGAGAACCAGAGACAGGGGATTGGTTCTGAAGAACTGGGCGCCGCAGGCAGAGGTGGTGCGGCACGAGGCCGTGGGAGCCTTCGTCACGCACTGCGGCTGGAACTCCgcgctggaggcgatcatggccggCGTGCCGATGATCTGCTGGCCGCTCTACGCGGAGCAGAGGCTCAACAAGGTGCACCTGGTGGAGGAGATGAGGATCGGGGTGGCCGTGGAGGGCTACGAGGAGGAGCTGGTCAAGGCCCAAGAGGTGGAAGCCAAGGTGAGGCTTGTAATTGAGTCCGACCAAGGAAAAGAGCTGAGAGACAGGGTGGCCATGGCGAAGGAGATGGCTGCACACGCCGTCAAGGAAGGTGGGTCGTCTGACGTGGCATTCTACGCGTTCCTCAAACATTTGGAGGTGAGCAAGCTCGACAACAACAAAGCAGGCTGA
- the LOC127343747 gene encoding UDP-glycosyltransferase 88F3-like, with protein sequence MESTIVLYTWMVRGHLHPTTQLAHHLAELGLPVTVAVADVPSTGNSSETIARFAASYPSVSFHLLPPATTRSADTADPDADPFIALIADLRATNAALLAFLRSIGPVKALVADFFCAYGFDVAAELGVPAYLFFASGASVLAAYLHIPIMRTAVSFGDMGRNLLHFPGVHPIPASDLPEVLLDRDNNQYKTFLGLLEQLPRANGILSNTFEWLEPRAVKAIRDGTVRPGEAVPPFFSVGPLVGEERESTAKHECLRWLDGQPERSVVFLCFGSASSVPAEQLNEIAVGLERSGHAFLWAVRAPVAPDADSTKRFEGRGEVAVEALLPEGFLDRTRGRGMVVSSWAPQVEVLRHPATGAFVTHCGWNSTLEAVAAGVPMVCWPMYAEQRMNKVFVVEEMKLGVAMNGYDEGTVKAEEVEVKVRLLMESEQGKEIRERTRLAKQMAADALESGGSSTAAVVDFLNSLNISIHH encoded by the coding sequence ATGGAGAGCACCATCGTGCTTTACACATGGATGGTCAGGGGCCACCTCCACCCCACGACGCAGCTCGCCCACCACCTCGCCGAGCTTGGCCTTCCTGTTACCGTCGCTGTCGCCGACGTTCCGTCTACCGGCAACTCCTCTGAGACCATTGCCCGTTTCGCAGCGTCCTATCCTTCCGTTTCCTTCCACCTACTCCCTCCGGCAACCACCCGCTCGGCAGACACGGCTGACCCCGACGCCGATCCTTTCATTGCCCTCATCGCCGACCTCCGCGCCACCAACGCTGCCCTCCTCGCCTTCCTCAGATCCATCGGGCCCGTCAAGGCTCTCGTGGCCGACTTCTTCTGCGCGTACGGGTTTGACGTCGCCGCGGAGCTCGGCGTTCCGGCCTACCTGTTCTTCGCCTCAGGCGCGTCGGTCCTCGCGGCCTACCTGCACATCCCCATCATGCGCACCGCCGTGTCCTTCGGGGACATGGGGCGCAACCTGCTGCACTTCCCTGGTGTTCACCCGATTCCGGCGTCCGACCTGCCGGAAGTGCTGCTCGATCGCGACAACAACCAGTACAAGACATTTCTTGGCCTCCTGGAGCAGCTACCGAGAGCGAACGGCATTCTGTCGAACACGTTCGAGTGGCTGGAGCCCCGCGCCGTGAAGGCGATAAGAGACGGGACTGTCCGCCCCGGCGAGGCAGTACCGCCATTCTTCTCCGTCGGCCCATTGGTCGGCGAGGAGAGGGAAAGCACCGCAAAGCACGAATGCCTACGGTGGCTGGACGGCCAGCCTGAGCGGAGCGTAGTATTCCTCTGCTTCGGAAGCGCGAGCTCGGTGCCGGCGGAGCAGCTAAACGAGATCGCCGTGGGGCTGGAGAGGAGCGGCCACGCGTTCCTCTGGGCCGTGCGCGCGCCCGTCGCGCCGGACGCTGACTCCACGAAGCGGTTCGAGGGGCGGggcgaggtggcggtggaggcgcTCCTGCCGGAGGGATTCTTGGACAGGACGAGAGGACGCGGCATGGTGGTGTCGTCCTGGGCGCCGCAGGTGGAGGTGCTCCGGCACCCGGCGACGGGCGCGTTCGTGACGCACTGCGGCTGGAACTCCACGCTGGAGGCTGTCGCGGCTGGGGTGCCCATGGTTTGCTGGCCGATGTACGCGGAGCAGAGGATGAACAAGGTGTTCGTCGTGGAGGAGATGAAACTTGGGGTGGCCATGAACGGCTACGACGAAGGAACGGTGAAAGCGGAAGAGGTGGAGGTGAAGGTGAGGTTGCTCATGGAGTCCGAGCAAGGGAAGGAGATCAGGGAGAGGACGAGGCTAGCGAAACAGATGGCTGCCGATGCGCTGGAGTCCGGTGGATCGTCAACGGCAGCGGTTGTTGACTTTCTCAACAGTTTGAACATTTCTATACACCACTGA
- the LOC139838126 gene encoding leucine-rich repeat extensin-like protein 6 — MRELGVACRRCSLPPCSSSPPRCSARATRRAAPSRPLPTQTADNNPRLQRAYVALKKAITDDPKNLTEGWCGPDMCAYFGVFCAPSLDDPCARTVAGVDLNHGDLVGTLPFELGLLTDIAVLHLNSNRFVGGLPDSLPKLSLLYELDVSNNRLSGGFPQHILCLPNVRFVDIRFNNLCGPVPTAIFDKKIDALFINNNHFDFELPDNFGNPLVWS, encoded by the coding sequence ATGCGGGAACTCGGAGTTGCTTGTCGCCGCTGCTCCTTGCCGCCGTGCTCCTCCTCTCCGCCGCGCTGCTCTGCTCGGGCCACCCGCCGGGCTGCCCCGTCCCGGCCGCTGCCGACGCAGACAGCGGACAACAACCCGCGGCTACAGCGCGCGTATGTGGCGCTGAAGAAGGCCATCACCGACGACCCCAAGAACCTGACGGAGGGCTGGTGCGGCCCCGACATGTGCGCCTACTTCGGTGTGTTCTGCGCGCCGTCCCTCGACGATCCCTGCGCGCGCACGGTGGCCGGCGTGGACCTCAACCACGGCGACCTCGTCGGCACACTTCCGTTCGAGCTCGGCCTCCTCACCGACATCGCCGTCCTCCACCTCAACTCCAACCGCTTCGTGGGTGGCTTGCCGGACTCCCTCCCCAAGCTGAGCCTCCTCTACGAGCTGGACGTTAGCAACAACCGCCTCTCCGGCGGCTTCCCGCAGCACATCCTCTGCCTCCCCAACGTCAGGTTCGTCGACATCAGGTTCAACAACCTGTGCGGCCCCGTGCCCACGGCCATCTTCGACAAGAAGATCGATGCGCTCTTCATCAACAACAACCACTTCGACTTCGAGCTCCCGGACAACTTCGGCAACCCGCTGGTGTGGAGCTAG